The proteins below come from a single Thermopolyspora flexuosa genomic window:
- a CDS encoding fumarylacetoacetate hydrolase family protein, protein METSPSFAGPFALGTFSAGDGPAFPGLVAEGRVLDLRTVPELDLPEPTTRALLERWDDVLPLLTEAARSTAGEWLPWSALRVHAPVEPRQLFQAGANYRTHVIDLVVAHEPPNGRPPEQVRAEAAAMMDRRAAEGEPYVFLGLPSSITGPYDPVVIPSWCEKPDWELELAAVIGRPAFRVSRERALEHVAAYTIANDITAREAVFRKDVGEMGADWLRAKNAPTFTPLGPYLVPAAFVGDPGDLQVTLRLNGEVMQDESTKDMIFDVARIVSAVSQTVRLLPGDLVLTGSPAGNGLHHGRLLRPGDVMEGTITGLGVQRNRCVAEEEG, encoded by the coding sequence GTGGAAACATCTCCGTCCTTTGCGGGCCCGTTCGCGCTCGGCACCTTCTCGGCCGGAGACGGTCCGGCATTCCCCGGCCTCGTCGCCGAGGGGCGCGTCCTCGACCTGCGGACCGTGCCCGAGCTCGACCTGCCCGAACCCACCACCCGTGCGCTGCTGGAGCGCTGGGACGACGTGCTACCGCTGCTCACCGAGGCCGCCCGGTCGACCGCGGGGGAGTGGCTGCCGTGGTCGGCGCTGCGGGTGCACGCCCCCGTCGAGCCCCGCCAGCTGTTCCAGGCCGGGGCGAACTACCGCACCCACGTGATCGACCTCGTGGTGGCCCACGAGCCGCCGAACGGCAGGCCGCCCGAGCAGGTGCGCGCCGAGGCCGCGGCGATGATGGACCGCCGCGCCGCCGAGGGCGAGCCGTACGTGTTCCTCGGCCTGCCCTCCTCGATCACCGGCCCGTACGACCCGGTGGTCATCCCGTCCTGGTGCGAAAAGCCGGACTGGGAGCTGGAGCTCGCCGCGGTGATCGGCCGCCCGGCGTTCCGGGTGAGCCGGGAGCGGGCGCTGGAGCACGTCGCCGCCTACACGATCGCCAACGACATCACCGCCCGCGAGGCGGTGTTCCGCAAGGACGTCGGCGAGATGGGCGCCGACTGGCTGCGCGCCAAGAACGCGCCGACGTTCACCCCGCTCGGGCCGTACCTGGTGCCCGCCGCGTTCGTCGGCGACCCCGGCGACCTCCAGGTGACGCTGCGGCTCAACGGCGAGGTCATGCAGGACGAGTCCACCAAGGACATGATCTTCGACGTCGCGCGGATCGTCTCCGCGGTCTCGCAGACCGTGCGGCTGCTCCCCGGCGACCTCGTGCTCACCGGCAGCCCGGCCGGGAACGGCCTGCACCACGGCCGCCTGCTGCGCCCCGGCGACGTCATGGAAGGCACGATCACCGGGCTGGGCGTCCAGCGCAACCGGTGCGTCGCGGAGGAGGAAGGATGA
- a CDS encoding FAD-dependent oxidoreductase: MPAVGNVLIVGAGTSGPALAILLARAGVSVDVVEIKPEITALGSGITLQGNALRVLRDLGVWDEVVAHGFPFNSLGFRAPDGTLLAEVPDSRTGGADLPATVGMYRPDLARILAKAVTDAGARSRYGVTVESFEDLGESVRVTFTDGTTGDYDLVVGADGIRSTIRRMIGIDVEPRPVGMGIWRVHTRRPEGIERTDLIYGGPCYIAGYCPTGPDTMYAYLVEDPRPRESITDEDKPRIMRELAAGYGWPWTEIRETITDPDRINYTWFETLLVESPWNRGRVVLIGDAVHACPPTLAQGAAQCLEDAVVLAELLLAADRLDQALFDAFTERRLPRVRAVVEGSLQITEWQLKRDPNADVAAVAGRINAIVSERP, translated from the coding sequence ATGCCCGCAGTAGGGAACGTTCTCATCGTCGGTGCCGGCACCTCCGGCCCCGCCCTCGCCATCCTGCTCGCCCGCGCCGGCGTGTCCGTCGACGTCGTCGAGATCAAGCCGGAGATCACCGCGCTCGGCTCCGGCATCACCCTGCAGGGCAACGCCCTGCGCGTGCTGCGCGACCTCGGCGTCTGGGACGAGGTCGTCGCGCACGGGTTCCCGTTCAACTCGCTCGGCTTCCGTGCCCCCGACGGCACCCTGCTCGCCGAGGTCCCCGACTCCCGCACCGGCGGGGCCGACCTGCCCGCGACGGTCGGCATGTACCGGCCCGACCTCGCCCGGATCCTCGCCAAGGCGGTCACCGACGCCGGGGCCCGGAGCCGCTACGGGGTGACCGTCGAGTCGTTCGAGGACCTCGGCGAGTCCGTGCGGGTCACCTTCACCGACGGCACCACCGGCGACTACGACCTCGTCGTCGGCGCCGACGGCATCCGCTCCACGATCCGCCGCATGATCGGCATCGACGTCGAGCCGCGGCCGGTCGGCATGGGCATCTGGCGGGTGCACACCCGCCGCCCCGAGGGGATCGAGCGCACCGACCTCATCTACGGCGGCCCCTGCTACATCGCCGGCTACTGCCCGACCGGCCCCGACACCATGTACGCCTACCTCGTCGAGGACCCGCGGCCGCGGGAGTCGATCACCGACGAGGACAAGCCCAGGATCATGCGTGAGCTCGCCGCCGGGTACGGCTGGCCGTGGACCGAGATCCGCGAGACGATCACCGACCCGGACCGGATCAACTACACCTGGTTCGAGACGCTGCTCGTCGAAAGCCCGTGGAACCGGGGCCGGGTCGTGCTCATCGGCGACGCCGTGCACGCCTGCCCGCCCACCCTCGCCCAGGGCGCGGCCCAGTGCCTGGAGGACGCCGTCGTGCTCGCCGAGCTGCTGCTCGCCGCCGACCGGCTCGACCAGGCGCTGTTCGACGCCTTCACCGAGCGCCGCCTGCCGCGGGTGCGCGCCGTGGTCGAGGGGTCCCTGCAGATCACCGAGTGGCAGCTCAAGCGCGACCCGAACGCGGACGTCGCCGCGGTGGCGGGCCGGATCAACGCGATCGTCTCGGAGCGGCCGTGA
- a CDS encoding class II 3-deoxy-7-phosphoheptulonate synthase: protein MTADAIDLDAWRKLPAAQQPDWPDRAVLDEVVAELSTLPPLVFAGECDQLKERLAAAARGEAFVLQGGDCAETFAGATADAVRNKLKTLLQMAIVLTYAGSVPVVKIGRWAGQFAKPRSKPVEVRDGVELPAYRGDMVNGFEFTAEARTPDPRRLLRAYHSSAVTLNLCRAFTKGGYADLRQVHAWNQDFVAESPAGQRYERLAKEIDKAIQFMHACGADSPEFHTVELYSSHEALILEYDRALTRIDSRTGLPYDVSAHMVWIGERTRQLDGAHVEFFSRIRNPIGVKLGPTTTPEDALALIERLNPHNEPGRLTFITRMGASRIRDVLPTLVEKVASSGANVLWVCDPMHGNTFEAPSGHKTRRVDDIFDEVAGFFEVHRSLGTHPGGIHIEFTGDDVTECIGGGDPIDLSDLSLRYETACDPRLNRSQSLDLAFRVAELYRSA, encoded by the coding sequence GTGACCGCGGACGCCATCGATCTCGACGCCTGGCGCAAGCTGCCGGCGGCGCAGCAGCCCGACTGGCCGGATCGTGCCGTGCTCGACGAGGTCGTCGCCGAGCTGTCGACCCTGCCTCCCCTCGTGTTCGCCGGGGAGTGCGACCAGCTCAAGGAGCGTCTCGCCGCCGCCGCACGAGGCGAGGCGTTCGTACTCCAGGGCGGTGACTGCGCCGAGACCTTCGCCGGCGCCACCGCCGACGCCGTCCGCAACAAGCTGAAGACGCTGTTGCAGATGGCGATCGTGCTCACCTACGCGGGCAGCGTCCCGGTCGTGAAGATCGGGCGCTGGGCCGGGCAGTTCGCCAAGCCCCGCTCCAAGCCGGTCGAGGTGCGCGACGGCGTGGAGCTGCCCGCCTACCGCGGCGACATGGTGAACGGTTTCGAGTTCACCGCCGAGGCCCGCACCCCCGACCCGCGGCGGCTGCTGCGCGCGTACCACTCCTCCGCGGTGACCCTCAACCTGTGCCGCGCCTTCACCAAGGGCGGGTACGCGGACCTGCGCCAGGTGCACGCCTGGAACCAGGACTTCGTCGCCGAGTCCCCCGCCGGGCAGCGCTACGAGCGGCTGGCCAAGGAGATCGACAAGGCGATCCAGTTCATGCACGCCTGCGGCGCGGACTCCCCCGAGTTCCACACCGTGGAGCTGTACTCGTCGCACGAGGCGCTGATCCTCGAGTACGACCGCGCGCTCACCCGCATCGACTCGCGCACCGGCCTGCCGTACGACGTGTCGGCGCACATGGTGTGGATCGGCGAGCGCACCCGCCAGCTCGACGGCGCGCACGTGGAGTTCTTCAGCCGCATCCGCAACCCGATCGGCGTGAAGCTCGGTCCCACCACCACACCGGAGGACGCCCTCGCGCTGATCGAGCGGCTCAACCCGCACAACGAGCCGGGCCGGCTCACGTTCATCACCCGCATGGGCGCCTCCCGGATCCGGGACGTGCTGCCCACGCTGGTGGAGAAGGTCGCCTCGAGCGGCGCCAACGTGCTGTGGGTCTGCGACCCGATGCACGGCAACACCTTCGAGGCGCCGAGCGGCCACAAGACCCGCCGCGTCGACGACATCTTCGACGAGGTCGCCGGGTTCTTCGAGGTGCACCGCTCGCTCGGCACGCACCCCGGTGGCATCCACATCGAGTTCACCGGCGACGACGTCACCGAGTGCATCGGCGGCGGCGACCCGATCGACCTGTCCGACCTGAGCCTGCGGTACGAGACGGCGTGCGACCCGCGCCTCAACCGCAGCCAGTCCCTCGACCTGGCCTTCCGCGTCGCCGAGCTGTACCGCTCGGCCTGA
- a CDS encoding cyclase family protein codes for MTERISAEAAVAEAAKKYSNWGRWGEDDVLGTVNFIDGAKRRQAASLVRKGVSISLAMRFQADGPQRGWRKRNNPVHVMLGTGLDVVHGDRDMPHGIGGADDMIIMPLQCATQWDGLGHIFDHGVAYNGRPADKVVTTDGDKVTGIENLASPVASRGVLLDVGRVFGENGELPDGFAITEEHLQATAEAHGVEVGRGDIVCVRTGQLTRAKREGWGEYAGGPAPGLSFWTAGWLHRTEIAAIATDTWGFEVRPNEFENAFQPLHQVVIPHMGLLVGEMWDLDALADDCAADGVYEFFLVAPPLPITGAVGSPINPLAIK; via the coding sequence ATGACCGAGCGCATCAGCGCCGAGGCCGCGGTCGCCGAGGCCGCCAAGAAGTACTCCAACTGGGGGCGCTGGGGAGAGGACGACGTCCTCGGCACGGTGAACTTCATCGACGGGGCCAAGCGCCGCCAGGCCGCCTCCCTCGTCCGCAAGGGCGTCTCGATCTCCCTGGCGATGCGGTTCCAGGCCGACGGCCCGCAGCGCGGCTGGCGCAAGCGCAACAACCCGGTCCACGTCATGCTCGGCACCGGGCTCGACGTGGTGCACGGCGACCGGGACATGCCGCACGGCATCGGCGGCGCCGACGACATGATCATCATGCCGCTGCAGTGCGCCACCCAGTGGGACGGCCTCGGCCACATCTTCGACCACGGCGTCGCCTACAACGGCCGCCCCGCCGACAAGGTCGTCACCACCGACGGCGACAAGGTCACCGGCATCGAGAACCTGGCCTCGCCGGTCGCCAGCCGCGGCGTGCTGCTCGACGTCGGCCGGGTGTTCGGCGAGAACGGCGAGCTGCCCGACGGCTTCGCCATCACCGAGGAGCATCTTCAGGCCACCGCCGAGGCGCACGGCGTGGAGGTCGGCCGCGGCGACATCGTGTGCGTGCGCACCGGCCAGCTCACCCGGGCCAAGCGGGAGGGCTGGGGCGAGTACGCCGGAGGCCCCGCGCCCGGCCTGTCGTTCTGGACCGCCGGGTGGCTGCACCGCACCGAGATCGCCGCGATCGCCACCGACACCTGGGGCTTCGAGGTGCGGCCCAACGAGTTCGAGAACGCCTTCCAGCCGCTCCACCAGGTCGTCATCCCGCACATGGGCCTGCTCGTCGGCGAGATGTGGGACCTCGACGCGCTCGCCGACGACTGCGCCGCCGACGGCGTCTACGAGTTTTTCCTTGTCGCCCCGCCGCTGCCCATCACGGGCGCGGTCGGCTCCCCCATCAACCCCCTCGCGATCAAGTGA
- a CDS encoding 3-deoxy-7-phosphoheptulonate synthase, whose amino-acid sequence MTRSRCPTWYKTACDPRLNRSQSLDLAFRAAEPYRSA is encoded by the coding sequence GTGACCCGATCGAGGTGTCCGACCTGGTACAAGACCGCGTGCGACCCGCGCCTCAACCGCAGCCAGTCCCTCGACCTGGCGTTCCGCGCCGCCGAGCCCTACCGCTCGGCCTGA
- a CDS encoding amidohydrolase family protein, giving the protein MTPTIDVHAHVLLPEVDRAVADFPGHAAHLALEARRNGPAAVEVNRRVIGELIPRLTRVEARLADMDAAGVDVQIVSPSPSHYHYWADPGLARTVFRLANEGVAAHCAEAPDRLHGLGIVPLQHPDLLVEALDHALGLGLRGVMISSFAPGRELSDPAYDPFWAHAADTGAVIFLHPFGCTLDERLDRYYLSNIVGQPVENAVALSHLIFSGVLDRHPNLRLLAAHGGGYLPTYIVRADHGWEVRPDARVCAEPPSAYLRRIWFDSLVYRPEALRALIDAVGVSQVVLGSDHPFDMGVTDPLDRLRAAFPDGDEFDAIRGGNALRLFDLKD; this is encoded by the coding sequence GTGACCCCCACCATCGACGTGCACGCCCACGTGCTGCTCCCCGAGGTGGACCGGGCCGTCGCCGACTTCCCCGGCCACGCCGCGCACCTCGCCCTGGAGGCGCGGCGTAACGGCCCGGCCGCCGTCGAGGTGAACCGGCGCGTGATCGGCGAGCTGATCCCGCGGCTCACCCGGGTGGAGGCACGGCTGGCGGACATGGACGCGGCAGGCGTGGACGTGCAGATCGTCAGCCCGTCGCCGTCCCACTACCACTACTGGGCCGACCCGGGCCTCGCCCGTACCGTGTTCCGGCTCGCCAACGAGGGGGTGGCCGCGCACTGCGCCGAGGCCCCCGACCGGCTGCACGGGCTCGGCATCGTCCCGCTCCAGCACCCCGACCTGCTCGTCGAGGCGCTCGACCACGCCCTCGGCCTCGGCCTGCGCGGCGTGATGATCTCCTCGTTCGCGCCCGGGCGCGAGCTGTCCGACCCGGCGTACGACCCGTTCTGGGCGCACGCCGCGGACACCGGCGCGGTGATCTTCCTTCACCCGTTCGGCTGCACCCTCGACGAGCGGCTCGACCGCTATTACCTGTCGAACATCGTCGGCCAGCCGGTGGAGAACGCGGTCGCGCTGTCCCACCTCATCTTCTCCGGCGTGCTCGACCGGCACCCGAACCTGCGGCTGCTCGCCGCCCACGGCGGCGGCTACCTGCCGACGTACATCGTGCGGGCCGACCACGGCTGGGAGGTACGGCCGGACGCCCGCGTCTGCGCCGAGCCGCCCAGCGCGTACCTGCGGCGCATCTGGTTCGACTCGCTCGTCTACCGGCCGGAGGCGCTGCGCGCGCTCATCGACGCGGTCGGCGTCTCCCAGGTCGTGCTCGGCTCCGACCACCCCTTCGACATGGGTGTCACCGACCCGCTCGACCGGCTGCGCGCCGCCTTCCCGGACGGCGACGAGTTCGACGCGATCCGCGGCGGCAACGCCCTCCGACTCTTCGACCTCAAGGACTAG
- a CDS encoding VOC family protein has translation MARLITHLRHVDLAVPDFEKQREFYAGVWGLTEVATDSGLSFLAAEGSPEQYIIRLRKAEEKRLDLIAFGAATPADVDALAERLGKAGVQLISQPGEITTPGGGYGFRFFDVDGRTVEVSADVATRQHRKIEPRESIPVRLSHVVINSPDIDRTREWYEKHLDFALSDTLGHPRIGDVMHFMRCNPQHHSLAIARAPHVSLHHISFELRGVDEFMYGTGRLLRAGVRMIWGPGRHLAGDNTFSYFLDPHGNTVEYTTELEELDEDTWHPQVHDFTKPEVSDQWGTANQIDEVITRESFNDVDRGVFVAPPV, from the coding sequence ATGGCACGACTCATCACCCACCTACGGCACGTCGACCTCGCCGTGCCCGACTTCGAGAAGCAGCGCGAGTTCTACGCGGGCGTGTGGGGCCTCACCGAGGTCGCCACCGACAGCGGGCTCAGCTTCCTCGCCGCCGAGGGCTCGCCGGAGCAGTACATCATCCGGCTGCGCAAGGCCGAGGAGAAGCGGCTCGACCTGATCGCCTTCGGCGCGGCGACCCCCGCCGACGTCGACGCCCTCGCCGAGCGGCTGGGCAAGGCGGGTGTCCAGCTCATCTCCCAGCCGGGCGAGATCACCACCCCCGGCGGCGGGTACGGCTTCCGCTTCTTCGACGTCGACGGCCGCACCGTCGAGGTCTCCGCGGACGTCGCCACCCGCCAGCACCGCAAGATCGAGCCGCGCGAGTCGATCCCGGTACGGCTGTCGCACGTCGTGATCAACTCGCCCGACATCGACCGCACCCGCGAGTGGTACGAGAAGCACCTCGACTTCGCGCTCTCCGACACCCTCGGCCACCCGCGCATCGGCGACGTCATGCACTTCATGCGGTGCAACCCGCAGCACCACAGCCTCGCCATCGCCCGCGCCCCGCACGTCTCGCTGCACCACATCAGCTTCGAGCTGCGCGGCGTCGACGAGTTCATGTACGGCACCGGCCGGCTGCTGCGCGCCGGGGTCCGCATGATCTGGGGGCCGGGCCGCCACCTCGCCGGGGACAACACCTTCTCCTACTTCCTCGACCCGCACGGCAACACGGTCGAGTACACCACCGAGCTGGAGGAGCTCGACGAGGACACCTGGCACCCGCAGGTCCACGACTTCACCAAGCCCGAGGTGAGCGACCAGTGGGGGACCGCCAACCAGATCGACGAGGTCATCACCCGGGAGTCGTTCAACGACGTCGACCGCGGCGTGTTCGTCGCCCCGCCCGTCTGA
- a CDS encoding 3-deoxy-7-phosphoheptulonate synthase, which produces MTVRRRSCTHSTRTWAYVLAVSWESGGRALDQGIVRQRAGPAATAPAPRVTVASGESVATPGRTGALAHVCRSHLHEVAGFFEVHRSLRTHPGGIHIEFTGDDVTRVHGR; this is translated from the coding sequence ATGACCGTGCGGCGGCGATCGTGTACGCACAGTACACGGACATGGGCGTACGTGTTGGCGGTTTCTTGGGAATCAGGAGGTCGAGCCTTGGACCAAGGCATCGTGAGGCAACGAGCCGGGCCTGCCGCCACAGCCCCGGCGCCAAGGGTCACCGTCGCAAGCGGCGAGAGCGTGGCAACGCCCGGCCGTACAGGAGCCCTCGCCCACGTCTGTAGATCGCATCTTCACGAGGTCGCCGGGTTCTTCGAGGTGCACCGCTCGCTCCGCACGCACCCCGGTGGCATCCACATCGAGTTCACCGGCGACGACGTCACCCGAGTGCATGGGCGGTGA
- a CDS encoding fumarylacetoacetate hydrolase family protein, producing the protein MRIATFTHEGRTRSGIVEADSVRPFPDGVGVLDLLRDDRLGEAESLAQDPVPLAEVRLCAPFEPPTVRDFAVFEEHVEGMRRGKDPSGTIPDAWYEAPAFYFTNPYAVVGPDDEVPVPPGCAVFDFELEVAAVIGRAGRDLTPEQAREHIAGYLIMNDWSARDLQVREMQVGLGPAKGKDTATTLGPWLVTADELEPYRDADGLLRLALTASVNGTVVGRDLLSNMSWTFEELVAYASRGTWVRPGDVLGSGTCGNGGCLAELWGVRGRQDPPPLRPGDVVELTVEGIGSIRNTVVAGVEQVPIPPARKRPRTRP; encoded by the coding sequence ATGCGCATCGCAACCTTCACTCACGAGGGCCGTACCCGTTCCGGGATCGTCGAGGCCGACTCGGTCCGGCCGTTCCCCGACGGCGTCGGGGTGCTCGACCTGCTGCGCGACGACCGCCTGGGCGAGGCCGAGAGCCTCGCCCAGGACCCGGTCCCGCTCGCCGAGGTACGGCTGTGCGCGCCGTTCGAGCCGCCCACCGTGCGGGACTTCGCCGTCTTCGAGGAACACGTCGAGGGCATGCGCCGCGGCAAGGACCCCAGCGGCACGATCCCGGACGCCTGGTACGAGGCGCCCGCGTTCTACTTCACCAACCCGTACGCGGTGGTCGGCCCGGACGACGAGGTGCCGGTGCCGCCCGGCTGCGCCGTCTTCGACTTCGAGCTCGAGGTCGCCGCGGTGATCGGCCGGGCCGGCCGGGACCTCACCCCCGAGCAGGCCCGGGAGCACATCGCCGGGTACCTGATCATGAACGACTGGTCGGCCCGCGACCTCCAGGTCCGCGAGATGCAGGTCGGCCTCGGCCCGGCCAAGGGCAAGGACACCGCCACCACGCTCGGCCCGTGGCTCGTCACCGCCGACGAGCTGGAGCCGTACCGCGACGCGGACGGCCTGCTGCGGCTCGCGCTCACCGCGTCCGTCAACGGCACCGTGGTCGGCCGCGACCTGCTGTCGAACATGAGCTGGACCTTCGAGGAGCTCGTCGCGTACGCCTCGCGCGGCACCTGGGTACGGCCCGGCGACGTGCTCGGCTCCGGCACCTGCGGCAACGGCGGCTGCCTTGCCGAGCTGTGGGGCGTGCGCGGCAGGCAGGACCCGCCGCCGCTGCGGCCCGGCGACGTGGTCGAGCTGACCGTCGAGGGCATCGGCTCGATCCGCAACACCGTCGTCGCCGGGGTCGAGCAGGTGCCCATCCCGCCGGCGAGGAAGCGCCCCCGGACCCGGCCCTGA
- a CDS encoding 3-deoxy-7-phosphoheptulonate synthase: MRQPLDTGCRRPECIGGGDPIEVSDLSLRYETACDPRLNRSQSLDLAFRVAEPYRSA, translated from the coding sequence ATGCGGCAGCCACTCGACACCGGGTGTCGCCGCCCCGAGTGCATCGGCGGCGGCGACCCGATCGAGGTGTCCGACCTGAGCCTGCGGTACGAGACGGCGTGCGACCCGCGCCTCAACCGCAGCCAGTCCCTCGACCTGGCGTTCCGCGTCGCCGAGCCCTACCGCTCGGCCTGA
- a CDS encoding helix-turn-helix domain-containing protein produces MPGRRKNPERYRSLAHYFGARIRDLRDSYEHRTGRRLSLNELAARTGYSRSMISAIERGDHLPENGDRVRLIDQTLNANGELTCMWPLVQRLGRRPIDELIAAADSGNNNSVIPQGQDDDMQRRLLFRLTGLGLIAGPAFNDAEALRQLVEKAIGTAESSHVEDWEAVGRAHRHALATRPPAEVRDGLTADLAALQWSLAQAKPEHKADLQRSMAYMSVLYANALTRLGQYAAARRWWTTARRAADASGDLETRVRVRGNEAIYGLYDHRSPESVISLSREAQRMAGDMVSIGVLQTLAAEAQALAVMGRDHEARQRLNRLYAVADKIGERDDGLGWTPDSLWFVASWVHSYGGAARAADEAREEASRRLPAYQNAINLRLHQAIALARNGSHQEALRLATETISGLAPAYRSQVIMHTARQVQELVPPDQRKGSAFDDYRAAVLGSSSSL; encoded by the coding sequence ATGCCCGGCCGCCGCAAGAACCCCGAACGCTACCGATCCCTGGCGCACTACTTCGGCGCCCGGATCCGCGACCTGCGCGACAGCTACGAGCACCGCACCGGCAGGCGCCTCAGCCTCAACGAGCTCGCCGCTCGTACCGGCTACTCCCGCTCCATGATCAGCGCCATCGAGCGCGGCGACCACCTGCCGGAAAACGGCGACCGGGTCCGCCTGATCGACCAGACCCTGAACGCCAACGGCGAGCTGACCTGCATGTGGCCCCTGGTCCAGCGCCTGGGACGACGCCCCATCGACGAACTGATTGCCGCCGCCGACAGCGGAAATAACAACAGCGTCATCCCCCAAGGTCAGGACGACGACATGCAGCGACGACTCTTGTTCCGCCTTACCGGTCTCGGCCTGATTGCCGGCCCTGCCTTCAATGACGCCGAGGCATTACGGCAACTGGTCGAGAAGGCCATCGGCACCGCGGAATCATCCCACGTCGAAGACTGGGAGGCGGTCGGCAGAGCGCATCGGCATGCGCTTGCCACCCGCCCGCCTGCCGAAGTGCGCGATGGCCTGACCGCCGATCTGGCGGCGTTGCAATGGTCACTCGCGCAGGCCAAGCCCGAGCACAAGGCCGACCTGCAGCGCTCCATGGCGTACATGTCCGTCCTGTACGCCAATGCGCTCACCCGCCTCGGGCAGTATGCCGCGGCACGGAGGTGGTGGACCACCGCCCGGCGTGCCGCCGACGCCTCAGGCGACTTGGAAACGCGGGTGCGGGTACGCGGTAACGAAGCGATCTACGGGCTGTACGACCATCGCTCCCCGGAGTCGGTGATCTCACTTTCGCGTGAGGCCCAGCGGATGGCGGGTGACATGGTGTCCATCGGTGTCCTCCAGACACTCGCCGCCGAGGCTCAGGCCCTCGCGGTGATGGGCCGCGATCACGAGGCCCGGCAGAGGCTGAACCGTCTGTACGCCGTGGCCGACAAGATCGGCGAACGCGACGACGGACTCGGGTGGACCCCGGACTCGCTCTGGTTCGTCGCGAGCTGGGTGCACTCGTACGGCGGGGCGGCGCGGGCGGCGGACGAGGCGCGCGAGGAGGCGTCGAGGCGGCTGCCCGCCTATCAGAACGCGATCAATCTCCGCCTCCACCAGGCCATCGCGCTGGCGCGCAACGGCAGCCACCAGGAGGCGCTGCGTCTCGCCACCGAGACCATCTCCGGCCTCGCCCCGGCCTACCGCTCGCAGGTGATCATGCACACCGCGCGCCAGGTACAGGAACTCGTCCCGCCCGACCAGCGTAAGGGCAGCGCCTTCGACGACTACCGGGCGGCCGTCCTCGGCAGCTCTTCGTCGCTGTGA
- a CDS encoding LysR family transcriptional regulator → MNLERLDLNLLVALRALLEERHVTRAGARIGLSQPAMSAALARLRRHFSDELLVRKGNRYELTPLGAALRDPAANAYAMLERLFAARTGFDPATERHEFTVLSSDYGVAVFGTALARAVQKVAPRVTLHFRQVTPDVVENPETGLGGVDGMLMPHGIISGLPAVDLYEDEWICLVAADNHEVGERLTMDDLARLPWAVYQRAYDTPVTRQLSMLGLEPRVEVSVPSFQLLPSLVAGTRRVAILQRRLAHQLRHVAPVRMLPCPFPAVTLREALWWHPVHTHNAAHAWLRGIAAETAATLPPLGTLPPLD, encoded by the coding sequence GTGAACCTGGAAAGGCTCGACCTCAACCTGCTCGTCGCGCTGCGCGCCCTGCTGGAGGAACGCCACGTCACCCGGGCCGGCGCCCGGATCGGGCTGAGCCAGCCCGCGATGAGCGCCGCCCTCGCGCGGCTGCGCCGCCACTTCTCCGACGAGCTGCTCGTGCGCAAGGGCAACCGGTACGAGCTGACCCCGCTCGGCGCGGCGCTGCGCGACCCCGCGGCGAACGCCTACGCGATGCTGGAGCGGCTGTTCGCCGCGCGCACCGGCTTCGACCCGGCCACCGAGCGGCACGAGTTCACCGTGCTCTCCTCCGACTACGGCGTCGCGGTCTTCGGCACCGCGCTCGCCCGGGCCGTGCAGAAGGTGGCGCCCCGCGTGACGCTGCACTTCCGGCAGGTGACGCCGGATGTGGTGGAGAACCCGGAGACCGGGCTCGGCGGGGTGGACGGCATGCTCATGCCGCACGGCATCATCAGCGGCCTGCCCGCCGTGGACCTGTACGAGGACGAGTGGATCTGCCTGGTCGCGGCCGACAACCACGAGGTCGGCGAGCGGCTCACCATGGACGACCTGGCCCGGCTGCCGTGGGCGGTCTACCAGCGCGCCTACGACACGCCGGTCACCCGGCAGCTGTCGATGCTCGGGCTGGAGCCGCGGGTGGAGGTGTCGGTGCCGAGCTTCCAGCTCCTGCCGTCCCTCGTCGCGGGCACCCGCCGGGTCGCGATCCTGCAGCGGCGGCTCGCCCACCAGCTCCGGCACGTCGCGCCGGTGCGCATGCTGCCGTGCCCGTTCCCGGCGGTCACGCTGCGGGAGGCGCTGTGGTGGCACCCGGTGCACACGCACAACGCGGCCCACGCCTGGCTGCGCGGCATCGCGGCCGAGACCGCGGCCACGCTGCCGCCCCTCGGCACGCTTCCGCCGCTCGACTGA